From Camelina sativa cultivar DH55 chromosome 20, Cs, whole genome shotgun sequence, the proteins below share one genomic window:
- the LOC104769303 gene encoding uncharacterized protein LOC104769303 — MAGVIRAKHLFLCSSILASNSNKVLLRVPRRSINVISGNLNSSETKKKEKEKRKRRKEIEVAKATAEAVVNKEKRRTRSSREYELADDGDVPSSHVPVMLGEVVDIFSSVRLRSFVDCTLGAAGHSSSIIQSHSELKQFVGMDVDPVARKLGHFHIDSLMHPTLKASIVLKNFKYIKSVIADTQPGLLDVGVDGILMDLGMSSMQVNNPDRGFSVLQEGPLDMRMDPQGSLTAQDIVNSWPESELGRILRDYGEESNWYSLQNRIVKARLNGGLHSTCELVDLIRNMSPGSRGGRQGWIKTATRVFQGLRIAVNDELKTLQNSLYSSFDVLSPGGRLAVISFHSLEDRVVKQTFLDILGFQREEINGEASSSVKPERQIEESIEKELKDKEAWIKQTVIASKGVILTKRPITPSEEEEKLNRRARSAKLRVIQKL, encoded by the exons ATGGCCGGAGTGATTAGGGCTAAACATCTGTTTCTATGCTCGTCGATTCTCGCGAGCAACAGTAACAAGGTTCTATTACGCGTTCCTCGGCGTAGTATCAATGTGATTTCTGGGAATCTCAATTCGAgcgagacgaagaagaaggagaaagagaagaggaagaggaggaaagaGATTGAAGTAGCAAAAGCGACGGCGGAAGCAGTGGTGAATAAGGAAAAGCGGAGGACAAGGTCGAGCAGAGAGTATGAGCTCGCCGACGATGGCGATGTCCCCTCCTCACATGTGCCTGTGATGCTCGGCGAAGTTGTCGACATTTTCTCTTCCGTTCGGTTGCGTAGTTTCGTTGATTGTACTCTTGGCGCAGCTGGTCATTCTTCTTCT ATTATTCAAAGCCACTCTGAATTGAAGCAATTTGTTGGAATGGATGTTGATCCTGTGGCTAGAAAACTGGGGCACTTTCATATTGATTCTCTCATGCATCCAACTTTGAAGGCTTCTATTGTGTTGAAGAACTTCAAATACATCAAATCTGTGATAGCTGATACTCAACCGGGGTTGTTAGATGTTGGTGTTGATGGTATTCTTATGGACCTGGGAATGTCATCTATGCAG GTAAACAATCCTGATAGAGGGTTTAGCGTTCTTCAAGAGGGGCCTCTTGATATGCGCATGGATCCTCAG GGGAGTCTAACAGCACAAGATATAGTGAATTCTTGGCCAGAATCTGAACTGGGGAGAATCCTACGGGATTATGGCGAAGAAAGCAACTGGTATTCACTTCAGAATAGAATTGTTAAGGCTAGACTTAATGGCGGGTTACATTCTACTTGTGAACTAGTTGATCTCATCCGTAATATGTCACCAGGAAGCAGAG GAGGCAGACAAGGTTGGATAAAAACAGCAACACGTGTGTTTCAAGGCCTAAGGATTGCAGTGAACGATGAACTCAAGACGCTACAAAACTCACTATACTCGTCGTTCGATGTTCTGTCTCCAGGTGGAAGACTAGCAGTCATCTCCTTTCACAGTCTGGAGGATCGGGTTGTTAAACAAACGTTCCTCGACATCTTAGGATTTCAAAGAGAAGAGATCAACGGAGAGGCAAGTAGTAGTGTAAAGCCGGAAAGGCAAATCGAAGAAAGTATAGAGAAGGAGTTGAAAGATAAAGAAGCATGGATCAAGCAGACAGTGATTGCGTCGAAAGGAGTGATACTGACAAAGAGACCAATAACGccttcagaggaagaggagaaactGAATCGCAGAGCCAGGAGTGCTAAGTTGAGAGTGATTCAGAAGTTGTGA
- the LOC104769304 gene encoding argininosuccinate lyase, chloroplastic — protein MGAIDLSFSQSILLSPSRSTPSSSVHRSISYLPPGSSKSRSLLPPLRSMSHDDDTASKEAKLWGGRFEESVTEKVEMFTESISFDKVLYKQDIMGSKAHATMLAHQGLITDSDRDAILKGLDDIEKQIEAGKFEWRTDREDVHMNIEAALTDLIGEPAKKLHTARSRNDQCATDFKLWCREAIDTIIVKIRNLQTSLVALALKNEALIVPGYTHLQRAQPVLLPHVLLTFVEQLERDAGRYMDCRARLNFSPLGACALAGTGLPIDRFMTANALGFTEPMRNSIDAVSDRDYVLEFLFANSNTGIHLSRLGEEWVLWASEEFGFMIPSDSVSTGSSIMPQKKNPDPMELVRGKSARVIGDLVTVLTLCKGLPLAYNRDFQEDKEPMFDSTKTIMAMIDVSAEFAQNVTFNQERIKRSLPAGHLDATTLADYLVKKGMPFRSSHDVVGKLVGVCVSRGCELQDLSLEEMRKLSPVFEEDVFGYLGVENSVNKFSSYGSTGSSCVAEQLGYWVNKLNMTTT, from the exons ATGGGAGCAattgatctctctttctcacagAGTATACTCTTATCTCCGTCGCGTTCCACTCCTAGCTCCTCCGTACATCGTTCCATCTCTTATCTCCCGCCGGGAAGCAGCAAGTCACGGAGTCTACTTCCGCCGTTGCGTTCAATGAGCCACGATGACGACACAGCCTCAAAGGAGGCCAAGCTATGGGGCGGAAGGTTCGAAGAGAGTGTCACTGAGAAAGTGGAGATGTTCACTGAGTCAATTTCATTCGATAAAGTTCTCTACAAGCAGGACATTATGGGTAGCAAAGCTCATGCAACAATGCTCGCTCACCAG GGTTTAATAACTGATAGCGACAGGGATGCCATTTTGAAAGGTCTTGATGATATCGAGAAGCAGATTGAAGCTGGTAAATTTGAGTGGAGGACAGATCGAGAAGATGTGCATATGAACATTGAAGCAGCACTTACTGATCTTATTGGTGAACCTGCAAAGAAACTTCACACAGCAAGGAGCAGAAATGACCAATGTGCTACTGATTTCAAGCTTTGGTGCCGTGAGGCTATCGACACAATCATTGTTAAGATCAGAAATCTTCAGACATCACTTGTTGCATTGGCTTTGAAGAATGAGGCGTTGATTGTTCCTGGCTATACTCATCTTCAAAGAGCTCAGCCTGTTTTACTACCCCATGTCCTCTTAACTTTTGTGGAGCAG CTCGAACGTGATGCTGGTCGTTATATGGACTGTCGAGCAAGGCTAAATTTCTCCCCCCTAGGAGCTTGTGCTTTGGCTGGAACTGGTCTACCTATTGATAGGTTTATGACTGCTAATGCTCTGGGATTTACCGAACCAATGAGAAACAG CATCGATGCAGTTTCAGATCGAGACTATGTGTTGGAGTTCTTATTTGCAAATTCCAACACAGGCATTCACCTGTCACGGCTGGGAGAAGAGTGGGTACTTTGGGCATCCGAAGAGTTTGGTTTCATGATTCCAAGTGATTCCGTTTCAACTGGAAGCAGTATAATGCCACAGAAGAAGAATCCAGACCCAATGGAACTTGTCAGAGGGAAATCTGCAAGAGTCATAGGCGATTTGGTCACTGTCCTGACACTATGCAAAGGACTTCCACTTGCTTACAACCGAGATTTCCAAGAAGATAAAGAACCGATGTTCGATAGTACCAAGACAATAATGGCAATGATCGATGTCTCTGCAGAATTTGCCCAGAATGTAACATTCAATCAAGAGAGAATTAAAAGAAGTCTCCCCGCCGGACACCTTGACGCAACAACTCTGGCCGATTACCTTGTGAAGAAG GGGATGCCTTTTAGGTCATCTCATGACGTAGTTGGGAAACTAGTTGGAGTTTGCGTCTCAAGAGGCTGTGAACTTCAGGACTTGAGTCTGGAAGAGATGAGAAAGCTAAGCCCTGTGTTCGAAGAAGATGTGTTTGGATATCTGGGCGTCGAAAATTCAGTCAATAAATTCAGTTCCTATGGGTCAACTGGATCAAGCTGTGTAGCTGAACAACTTGGCTACTGGGTCAACAAGCTAAACATGACTACCACCTGA
- the LOC104769305 gene encoding CBL-interacting serine/threonine-protein kinase 5-like, translating into MEEERRILFGKYEMGRLLGKGTFAKVYYGKEITSNECVAIKIINKDQVMKRPGMMEQIKREISIMKLVRHPNIVELKEVMATKTKIFFVMEFVKGGELFCKISKGKLHEDAARRYFQQLISAVDYCHSRGVSHRDLKPENLLLDENGDLKISDFGLSALPEQILQDGLLHTQCGTPAYVAPEVLRKKGYDGAKADIWSCGVVLYVLLAGCLPFQDENLMNMYRKIFRADFEFPPWFSPESRRLILKLLVVDPDRRISIPAILRTPWLRKNFTPPLAFKIEEPICSQSNEEEEDGDWENQTEPVSPKFFNAFEFISSMSSGFDLSSLFESKRKVQSVFTSRSSATEVMEKIETVTKEMNMKVKITKDFKVKMEGKTEGRKGRLSMTAEVFEVAPEISVVEFCKSAGDTLEYDRLYEEQVRPALNDIVWSWHGDNNNNNASSNDS; encoded by the coding sequence ATGGAAGAAGAACGGAGAATCTTGTTCGGCAAGTACGAGATGGGAAGACTACTAGGCAAAGGAACCTTCGCTAAAGTCTACTACGGCAAAGAAATAACAAGCAACGAGTGCGTCGccatcaaaatcatcaacaaagaTCAAGTAATGAAACGACCAGGTATGATGGAACAAATCAAACGAGAGATCTCAATCATGAAACTCGTTCGTCATCCAAACATCGTCGAGCTAAAAGAAGTCATGGCAACGAAAACGAAGATCTTCTTCGTCATGGAGTTCGTTAAAGGCGGAGAGCTTTTCTGCAAAATCTCCAAAGGTAAGCTTCACGAAGACGCAGCTCGCAGATATTTCCAGCAGTTAATCTCAGCCGTTGATTATTGCCACAGCAGAGGCGTCTCTCATCGCGATCTGAAACCTGAGAACCTTCTCTTAGACGAGAACGGAGATCTGAAAATCTCGGATTTCGGATTATCCGCTTTGCCTGAACAGATCCTCCAAGACGGATTGCTTCACACGCAGTGTGGAACTCCGGCGTACGTTGCGCCGGAAGTTTTAAGGAAGAAAGGTTACGACGGAGCTAAAGCTGATATATGGTCATGCGGCGTCGTTTTGTATGTTCTCCTCGCCGGTTGTTTGCCGTTTCAAGACGAGAATCTCATGAACATGTACCGGAAAATCTTCAGAGCTGATTTCGAGTTTCCGCCGTGGTTTTCGCCGGAATCTAGGAGGTTGATTTTGAAACTCCTCGTCGTAGATCCAGATCGACGGATCTCGATTCCGGCGATTCTCAGAACCCCTTGGCTCCGGAAAAACTTCACTCCTCCGTTAGCTTTCAAAATCGAAGAACCGATCTGTTCTCAgagcaacgaagaagaagaagacggagattGGGAGAATCAAACAGAGCCGGTCTCGCCTAAATTCTTCAACGCGTTCGAATTCATCTCCTCGATGTCTTCCGGATTCGATCTGTCGAGCTTGTTCGAGAGCAAGAGGAAGGTTCAATCGGTGTTCACGTCGCGGTCTTCGGCGACGGAGGTGATGGAGAAGATCGAGACGGTTACGAAGGAGATGAACATGAAGGTGAAGATAACAAAGGATTTTAAGGTGAAGATGGAAGGTAAAACGGAAGGGAGAAAAGGACGGCTTTCGATGACGGCGGAAGTGTTCGAAGTAGCGCCGGAGATATCGGTGGTTGAGTTCTGCAAATCGGCGGGAGATACGTTGGAGTACGATAGGTTATACGAAGAACAAGTACGGCCGGCATTAAACGACATCGTCTGGTCTTGGCACGGcgataataacaacaacaacgctTCTTCCAACGATTCTTGA
- the LOC104769306 gene encoding WD and tetratricopeptide repeats protein 1-like, whose translation MDNLRFHDGNIFNLLHTRSQDPSHEVDQRMQLHSSLVRRLSQEEEMEGHQGCVNALAWNSNGSLLISGSDDLRINIWNYSSRKLLHSIDTGHTANIFCTKFVPETSDELVVSGAGDAEVRLFNLSRLSSRGDDDNAIIPSALYQCHTRRVKKLAVEPGNPNVVWSASEDGTLRQHDFRESTSCPPPGSAHHECRSVLLDLRSGAKRALADPPKQTLSLKSCDISATRPHLLLVGGSDAFARLYDRRMLPPLTSSRKRMPPPPCVNYFCPIHLSERGRTNLHLTHVTFSPNGEEVLLSYSGEHVYLMDVNNGTGIMQYTPGDVDNFFSFSNALHNVESPPQVSVTPQNGFHRNNNSATVKKCTELVEIAKMSLEEGTDVFYAIEAANEVLDAHSNDIESALRLECLCTRAALLLKRKWKNDAHMAVRDCQNARRIDASSFKAHYYMSEALHQLGRCKEALDFATAAQHLNPSDADIVAKVESIKRDLQAAGTEKNEETGAGTTRVLSLSDILYRSEANSDSSHDMSRSEREDSDYDEELELDIQTSLSDDEGRDPDSNAMRGSLNLRIHRVADDKPMENTVDNASSGTASSSQNDRTSYQPEGAIDMKRRYVGHCNTGTDIKQASFLGQRGEYIASGSDDGRWFIWEKQTGRLMKVLLGDQAVVNCIQCHPIDSVVATSGIDNTIKIWSPTAAVPSIVAGGSAGPATANVVEVMEINQQKLSHSRENPLSVELLQRFRMQELAEGNFHPFECTQS comes from the exons ATGGATAATCTCAGATTTCACGATGGTAACATCTTCAATCTCCTCCACACAAGGTCTCAGGACCCGAGTCAT GAGGTTGATCAAAGAATGCAATTACACTCTTCCTTGGTTCGGAGACTTTCTCAGGAAGAGGAAATGGAG GGACATCAAGGCTGTGTTAATGCTCTGGCTTGGAACTCTAATGGCTCGCTGTTGATTTCTGGATCAGATGATTTAAGg ATCAATATTTGGAATTACTCCAGTCGGAAGCTTTTGCATTCTATAGATACAGGGCATACTGCCAACATATTCTGTACCAAGTTTGTCCCTGAAACCTCCGACGAGCTTGTGGTATCTGGTGCTGGAGATGCTGAG GTTAGGCTATTCAATCTATCCCGGTTAAGCAGTAGAGGAGATGATGACAATGCTATTATTCCATCAGCATTGTACCAATGTCACACACGAAGAGTGAAAAAACTAGCT GTCGAGCCTGGTAACCCCAATGTTGTATGGAGTGCTAGTGAAGATGGGACTTTACGGCAGCATGATTTCCGAGAGTCCACCTCTTGTCCTCCTCCTGGATCCGCTCACCATGAATGCCGCAGTGTTCTG CTTGATCTGCGCAGTGGTGCCAAAAGAGCACTAGCTGACCCTCCTAAGCAAACACTCTCCCTGAAGTCTTGTGATATAAGTGCCACAAGACCACACCTACTTCTTGTTGGTGGAAG TGATGCATTTGCTCGTTTGTACGATAGAAGGATGCTCCCACCGTTGACATCAAGTCGGAAAAGGATGCCTCCACCTCCATGTGTCAATTACTTCTGTCCCATACATCTTTCTGAACGT GGGCGAACAAATTTGCACCTAACACATGTTACTTTTAGTCCTAATGGCGAAGAAGTTTTGCTCAGTTACAGCGGGGAGCATGTCTACCTGATGGATGTGAATAATG GCACGGGAATTATGCAATACACACCAGGGGATGtagataactttttttctttcagtaaCGCCCTCCACAATGTAGAATCTCCACCTCAGGTTTCCGTCACTCCTCAAAATGGCTTTCACAGAAATAACAATTCTGCAACG GTTAAGAAGTGCACCGAATTGGTAGAAATTGCCAAAATGTCTTTAGAAGAGGGTACAGATGTTTTCTATGCAATTGAGGCAGCTAATGAAGTTCTGGATGCTCATTCTAATGATATAGAGTCTGCGCTAAGGCTTGAATGCCTTTGTACTCGTGCTGCATTGTTACTCAAG AGGAAGTGGAAGAATGATGCTCATATGGCCGTAAGAGATTGTCAAAATGCTCGGAGAATTGATGCTTCATCTTTTAAAGCTCATTACTACATGTCTGAAGCGCTGCATCAA TTGGGAAGATGTAAAGAAGCCTTAGATTTTGCGACTGCTGCACAACATCTGAACCCATCAGATGCCGATATAGTGGCAAAGGTGGAGAGCATTAAAAGGGATCTTCAAGCAG CTGGAACTGAGAAAAATGAAGAGACGGGTGCTGGAACCACTAGAGTACTTTCTTTGAGTGACATACTCTATAGATCAGAGGCCAACAGTGACAGTTCACATGATATGTCACGATCCGAAAGAGAAGACTCTGATTATGACGAGGAATTAGAGTTGGATATTCAAACTTCTTTGTCTGATGATGAAGGACGAGATCCAGACTCGAATGCTATGCGTGGCAGTCTCAACCTACGAATTCACAGAGTAGCTGATGATAAACCGATGGAAAATACAGTTGATAATGCCTCCTCAGGAACTGCATCATCATCTCAAAATGATAGAACGTCTTATCAG CCAGAGGGAGCCATTGATATGAAGCGTAGATATGTTGGCCACTGTAATACAGGGACTGATATTAAGCAGGCGAGTTTTCTTGGTCAGAGAG GTGAATATATTGCAAGTGGAAGCGATGATGGTAGGTGGTTTATATGGGAGAAACAGACGGGAAGGCTTATGAAAGTGCTTCTTGGCGATCAAGCAG TTGTGAACTGCATCCAATGTCACCCAATTGATAGTGTTGTGGCGACGAGTGGAATTGATAACACAATAAAG ATATGGAGCCCAACCGCAGCAGTCCCATCGATTGTAGCGGGTGGATCAGCTGGACCTGCAACGGCCAATGTGGTGGAAGTAATGGAGATTAATCAACAGAAGCTAAGCCACAGTCGAGAGAATCCCCT ATCTGTGGAGCTTCTGCAAAGGTTTAGGATGCAAGAATTGGCAGAAGGAAACTTTCACCCATTTGAATGTACTCAGAGCTAA